One stretch of Clostridiales bacterium DNA includes these proteins:
- a CDS encoding carbohydrate ABC transporter permease — MSVIKKSLNERIFDIINSIIMIIFMVTILYPFWNLFVTSVNSPSSGGVNVLSLWPEKFSLFNYKYVLRNPYIWIGYRETIIRVVFGTFLSIVVTSFGAYALSKKNFPNRSFWTLIVIIPMFFSGGLIPSYLWNVKLGLIDNRLVLILPGLVSSFNLIIMRNFFMAIPQELEESAHLDGASSLRVLFSIVIPVSKPLIATIILWIMVGHWNSWFDATIYIRSTSKMPLQVVLRRILLEGTQQLMDINPQSGDNNTVTPDSLKAATVYICMIPIMCIYPFLQKYFVQGVMLGSIKG; from the coding sequence ATGAGCGTTATTAAAAAAAGCTTAAATGAACGAATATTTGATATTATAAACAGTATAATCATGATAATATTTATGGTTACGATATTATATCCATTTTGGAATTTATTTGTAACGTCTGTAAATTCCCCCTCAAGTGGCGGCGTAAATGTATTGTCATTATGGCCGGAAAAGTTCTCTTTATTCAACTACAAATATGTTTTAAGGAACCCGTATATTTGGATTGGATACCGCGAAACTATTATAAGGGTAGTTTTTGGTACCTTCTTAAGTATAGTAGTAACGTCATTTGGCGCATATGCGCTTTCAAAAAAGAATTTTCCCAACAGGTCTTTTTGGACACTTATAGTTATTATTCCCATGTTCTTCTCAGGAGGACTTATTCCAAGTTATCTATGGAACGTTAAGCTTGGTCTTATAGATAATCGGCTTGTTTTAATACTTCCAGGTTTAGTAAGCTCCTTTAATTTAATTATCATGCGCAATTTCTTTATGGCCATACCGCAGGAATTGGAAGAATCGGCTCACCTTGATGGCGCAAGTAGTCTAAGGGTTCTGTTCAGCATAGTTATTCCAGTTTCTAAACCTCTTATTGCAACTATAATACTATGGATAATGGTAGGCCATTGGAATTCATGGTTTGATGCAACCATATATATACGTTCGACCAGTAAAATGCCTCTCCAAGTAGTTTTGCGCCGTATATTGCTTGAAGGTACGCAGCAATTGATGGACATTAATCCCCAGTCCGGTGATAACAATACCGTCACTCCGGATTCATTAAAAGCTGCAACAGTATATATATGCATGATTCCTATAATGTGCATTTATCCATTTCTGCAAAAGTACTTCGTGCAGGGCGTAATGCTGGGTTCCATAAAAGGATGA
- a CDS encoding ABC transporter permease subunit — translation MDQNEFATARTPRATKQLFSLKGLIQQYKKNYDLFLIFLPVLIYFIIFHYIPMVGIVIAFKNYQLLDGIFGSKWVGLANFKELFTTGSFFEVLRNTVWISFLRFVFGFPAPIILALLLNEIKKKWYKKLVQTVSYLPHFLSWVVLAGLFIQFFSPSTGPINFILKHFGLKPIYFLGEPNWFVFTIITTGIWQSIGWGTIIYLAAISNIDPQMYESAVLDGATRFQNVIYITLPSIMPTIAILLILNTGNILNAGFDQIFNLYNSAVLSVADIIDTYVYRRGLTGMEYSFATTVGLFKNVIGFILVYITNKIARKIGGSTLW, via the coding sequence ATGGACCAGAATGAATTCGCAACTGCAAGAACACCCAGAGCAACAAAGCAGTTATTTTCTTTAAAAGGTTTAATACAACAATATAAAAAGAACTATGATCTTTTTCTCATTTTTTTACCTGTACTGATTTATTTTATTATATTCCATTATATTCCCATGGTTGGTATAGTAATAGCATTTAAAAATTATCAACTTTTAGATGGTATATTCGGGAGTAAATGGGTTGGGCTTGCCAATTTCAAAGAATTATTTACGACAGGAAGCTTTTTCGAAGTCTTAAGGAATACAGTATGGATAAGCTTCTTACGTTTTGTATTTGGCTTTCCTGCGCCTATAATACTGGCACTTCTTTTAAATGAAATAAAAAAGAAATGGTATAAAAAATTAGTGCAGACTGTAAGTTATCTCCCACATTTTTTATCATGGGTTGTTCTTGCTGGTTTGTTTATTCAATTTTTTTCCCCTTCTACGGGTCCAATAAATTTTATTCTTAAGCATTTTGGACTTAAACCCATTTATTTCTTAGGTGAACCGAATTGGTTTGTATTCACCATAATAACAACCGGCATATGGCAGAGTATCGGATGGGGTACAATAATATACCTTGCTGCCATATCTAATATTGATCCACAGATGTATGAGTCAGCAGTGCTGGATGGTGCAACAAGATTTCAAAATGTAATATATATAACATTACCATCCATAATGCCAACCATAGCAATACTATTGATACTAAATACAGGAAACATATTAAATGCAGGTTTTGATCAGATTTTCAATCTATATAATTCTGCTGTATTAAGTGTGGCAGATATTATTGATACATATGTATATCGTCGAGGTCTAACTGGCATGGAATATAGTTTTGCTACTACCGTTGGACTTTTCAAAAATGTAATAGGATTTATTCTTGTATACATAACGAATAAAATAGCTCGAAAAATAGGCGGCAGCACTCTTTGGTAA
- a CDS encoding family 43 glycosylhydrolase, translating to MLYTDSTRGSPCAKDPAVVRFNNKYYMYYSLPPYPSEKWHSKKPNGWNIGIAISNDLEKWEKVGEITPAMKYEMKGLCAPGAIVIDKKLHLFYQNYGNFPHDAICHAISKDGINFVRDASNPIFSPSGSWNNGRAIDADVAVKDDKLFLYTATRDPHGKIQKLCVASSSITSDFSKSTWKQECDDSILQPELPWEMDCIEAPAVCMHNKKLYMFYGGAYNCSPQQIGCAISKDGLHWKRISEKPFLSNGNPGDWNADESGHPYVFMDNDGHTCLFYQGSNDKGKTWYLSRVNIIWKDELPYISKI from the coding sequence GTGCTCTATACAGATAGTACAAGAGGAAGTCCTTGTGCAAAGGATCCTGCTGTGGTCAGATTTAATAATAAGTATTATATGTACTACTCTCTGCCGCCGTATCCTAGTGAAAAGTGGCATAGTAAAAAACCAAACGGTTGGAATATAGGCATTGCGATAAGCAATGATTTGGAGAAATGGGAAAAAGTAGGAGAAATAACTCCTGCGATGAAGTATGAAATGAAAGGCTTATGCGCTCCTGGAGCAATAGTTATTGATAAAAAGCTACACCTTTTCTATCAAAATTATGGTAATTTCCCACATGATGCCATATGCCATGCCATTTCGAAAGACGGTATAAATTTTGTCAGAGATGCTTCAAACCCTATCTTTTCACCGTCGGGAAGTTGGAATAACGGACGTGCTATAGATGCTGATGTGGCAGTAAAGGATGATAAGTTATTTCTATATACTGCGACTAGAGATCCACACGGAAAAATACAAAAATTGTGTGTGGCTTCTTCGAGTATAACATCGGATTTTTCTAAAAGTACATGGAAACAAGAATGTGATGATAGTATATTACAGCCTGAATTACCATGGGAAATGGATTGTATTGAAGCACCAGCCGTGTGCATGCACAACAAAAAGCTTTATATGTTTTACGGTGGAGCGTATAACTGTTCACCACAGCAGATAGGATGTGCAATCAGCAAGGATGGGCTGCATTGGAAACGCATAAGTGAAAAGCCATTTTTATCAAATGGAAATCCCGGGGATTGGAATGCAGATGAATCAGGCCACCCATATGTTTTTATGGATAATGACGGACATACATGCCTCTTTTATCAAGGTTCAAACGATAAAGGCAAGACATGGTATTTATCAAGAGTGAATATCATATGGAAAGATGAACTTCCCTATATTTCAAAAATATAA
- a CDS encoding extracellular solute-binding protein, which yields MLESYINKKSIFKKVLCLTITAVITITTVLGCGKPKTQNSNASKSNKVYTYRMVMNNFGPWDKNPEMVQYWEKHFKNVKFDLVYVENSNAADKINLMISSGDIPDVLQYIDQQKYYEQGIIGGWDEQFFRKNAPNIAKYIDDTDPTAWNIAKFDGKLMYSIPGFRLYNTIPNPVWWRTDWLKKLGINEIPQKLEDVEAAFYKIAKGDPNGNGKKVYALSNTGLDSIYGAFGTMRGMWLLGDDGKVVLGDITPGAKEAVTLLRKWYKDGVLDPEFITGENQGGYWAISHSFLNDRIGYSGIGSFYHWVNTTNESGGTYLGSGEAGSWKKAGKVGTYAPGYPPIGPDGKRGTKQGDFRTLRTAFSKKLVKDTDRFARLLQVIDELNCKDTETSLSVERGLYGKYSTITKDFRGIPTYKSLTGETDLPKLSAIGAANTFSFIEEGGNLDYQKVVYGQEYAWAQENLKDKSFGYKSAIFGALPSQTKYSAELGKILDSGFTSIITGDKPIDYFDEMVANWKKAGGDQLTKEANELYLKQSKK from the coding sequence ATGCTGGAAAGTTATATAAATAAAAAGTCAATATTTAAAAAAGTATTATGTTTAACGATTACAGCCGTAATAACTATTACCACTGTATTAGGATGTGGAAAGCCTAAAACTCAAAACAGCAATGCATCAAAATCCAATAAGGTATATACTTATAGAATGGTTATGAATAATTTTGGACCGTGGGATAAAAACCCGGAAATGGTTCAATATTGGGAGAAACATTTCAAGAATGTAAAATTTGACCTTGTATATGTAGAGAATAGCAATGCTGCAGATAAAATCAACCTTATGATTTCTTCCGGTGACATACCGGATGTATTGCAGTATATAGACCAACAGAAATATTATGAACAGGGTATAATCGGAGGATGGGATGAACAATTTTTCCGGAAAAATGCGCCAAATATAGCAAAATATATAGACGATACTGATCCTACTGCTTGGAATATAGCTAAATTTGATGGAAAGCTAATGTATTCCATACCTGGATTCAGGCTTTATAATACAATCCCAAATCCTGTATGGTGGCGCACCGATTGGCTGAAAAAACTCGGTATAAACGAAATACCTCAGAAACTGGAAGATGTAGAAGCAGCATTTTACAAAATTGCCAAAGGAGATCCTAACGGAAATGGTAAAAAGGTTTATGCTCTTTCAAACACCGGGCTTGATTCTATCTATGGTGCTTTCGGTACTATGAGAGGAATGTGGCTTTTGGGTGATGATGGTAAAGTTGTTTTAGGTGATATAACACCAGGTGCAAAAGAAGCAGTTACACTCCTTAGGAAATGGTACAAAGACGGCGTGCTCGATCCAGAATTTATAACCGGTGAAAACCAGGGGGGATACTGGGCAATATCACATTCATTTTTAAATGATCGAATAGGTTATTCGGGTATAGGAAGCTTTTATCACTGGGTCAATACAACTAATGAATCCGGCGGTACTTACTTAGGTAGCGGAGAAGCAGGCTCGTGGAAAAAAGCGGGAAAAGTCGGCACTTATGCTCCTGGATATCCACCAATTGGTCCCGATGGAAAACGCGGCACAAAGCAGGGAGATTTTCGTACGTTGCGTACTGCATTTTCTAAAAAGCTTGTAAAGGATACAGACCGATTTGCCCGTTTGCTCCAAGTAATAGATGAACTTAACTGTAAGGATACAGAGACCAGCCTATCTGTCGAAAGAGGCCTCTATGGAAAATATTCTACAATTACTAAAGATTTTCGCGGAATACCAACTTATAAAAGCCTGACAGGTGAAACTGATTTGCCTAAGTTAAGTGCCATTGGTGCTGCAAATACTTTTTCATTCATAGAAGAAGGAGGAAATTTGGATTATCAAAAAGTCGTATACGGGCAGGAATATGCCTGGGCACAGGAAAATCTAAAAGATAAAAGTTTCGGCTATAAATCAGCAATCTTTGGTGCTCTGCCATCCCAGACCAAATATAGTGCAGAACTTGGCAAAATACTTGATAGTGGTTTTACCTCAATAATAACTGGAGATAAACCAATTGATTATTTTGACGAGATGGTTGCAAACTGGAAAAAAGCCGGAGGAGATCAACTTACCAAGGAAGCAAATGAGTTGTATTTAAAGCAGTCAAAAAAATAA